The Nodosilinea sp. FACHB-141 genome has a segment encoding these proteins:
- a CDS encoding HAD family phosphatase — protein sequence MALKAVLLDFNGVVINDEAIHGRLIEELLLEENLRPNPQDLAEYCLGRSDAACLSELLTRQGRVISEGYLEKLLDRKAARYREVLTALDQLPLYPGLDDLIYQIRAAQLKLAIVSGARREEIEAVLAQTAWGKYVELIVSSDDLTIGVSKPAPDGYLLAIERLNQQFADLALQPTDCLAIEDSFAGIEAAKRAGVPVLGVAHVYPYQMIHRRATWAIDHLYELSLDWLKPYYGSGPDRTEQVSA from the coding sequence ATGGCTCTTAAGGCAGTTTTACTCGACTTCAACGGTGTCGTGATTAACGATGAGGCCATCCATGGGCGGTTGATTGAGGAGTTGCTCCTAGAAGAGAATCTTCGACCCAACCCCCAGGATCTGGCGGAATATTGCCTAGGCCGCTCTGATGCCGCTTGTCTCAGTGAGCTACTTACTCGTCAAGGACGAGTGATATCCGAGGGGTACTTAGAAAAATTGCTTGACCGTAAAGCTGCTCGCTACCGAGAAGTACTGACCGCCTTAGATCAACTGCCGCTATATCCAGGCCTCGATGATTTGATTTACCAAATTAGGGCAGCCCAGCTCAAGCTAGCTATTGTATCTGGAGCAAGGCGCGAGGAAATTGAAGCCGTACTGGCGCAGACGGCTTGGGGCAAATATGTGGAGCTGATTGTTTCGTCGGATGATCTGACTATCGGGGTTAGTAAGCCTGCCCCAGATGGATATTTACTCGCCATTGAACGCCTCAATCAGCAGTTTGCCGACTTAGCTCTACAGCCGACAGATTGCCTAGCCATAGAAGATTCCTTCGCTGGTATTGAGGCCGCTAAACGGGCAGGAGTACCCGTACTAGGCGTGGCTCATGTCTACCCGTACCAGATGATTCACCGTCGAGCTACATGGGCGATCGATCATCTCTACGAACTGAGCCTAGACTGGCTGAAACCCTACTACGGATCTGGGCCTGATAGAACCGAACAGGTTTCAGCTTAA
- a CDS encoding NAD(P)H-dependent oxidoreductase, whose amino-acid sequence MTHSLTTPDQVIQQLNWRYATKQFDPGRKISDGTWTALEQSLVLSPSSFGLQPWKFFVVRNPALRQQLKEHAWSQAQVTDASHLVVLAIKKDVGTTEVDQFVERMATVRQMPAETLDGYGNMIKGFLAEPPYPITMDNWATRQVYIALGFLMYSAALLGVDTCPMEGFDQHKFNELLQLPEQGYSAVVLCAVGYRADDDKYATLPKVRYAPETVLGYYD is encoded by the coding sequence ATGACACATTCACTTACTACTCCTGACCAGGTTATTCAGCAGTTGAACTGGCGCTATGCTACCAAGCAGTTTGACCCAGGCCGCAAAATTTCTGATGGCACATGGACAGCCCTGGAGCAGAGTCTGGTGCTGTCTCCGTCTTCCTTTGGGCTGCAACCCTGGAAGTTTTTCGTGGTGAGGAACCCGGCCTTGCGTCAGCAGCTGAAAGAACATGCCTGGAGTCAAGCTCAAGTTACCGATGCCTCTCACCTAGTGGTGCTGGCTATTAAGAAAGACGTGGGTACTACGGAGGTTGACCAGTTCGTAGAGCGCATGGCAACGGTGCGCCAGATGCCTGCCGAAACGCTTGATGGCTATGGCAACATGATCAAGGGTTTTTTGGCGGAGCCTCCTTACCCCATCACAATGGACAATTGGGCAACTCGGCAGGTTTATATTGCTTTAGGGTTTTTGATGTACTCTGCGGCCCTCCTCGGGGTCGATACTTGCCCAATGGAAGGCTTTGACCAACATAAGTTTAACGAGCTGCTGCAACTACCCGAGCAGGGCTATTCGGCGGTGGTGCTATGTGCAGTCGGCTATCGTGCCGACGATGACAAATATGCCACCTTACCGAAGGTGCGTTATGCTCCGGAAACCGTACTGGGATACTACGACTAG
- a CDS encoding NUDIX hydrolase — protein MPLGQEPPQLLKQRLFYEGRKFNFEVNRLRLPNRAEGDWECIRHPGGALAVPVTASGELIMVRQYRFAVLGRLLEFPAGTIEADESPAETIRREIQEEIGHSAQTWLPIGNFPLAPGYSDEIIYAFLATDLDAIELPPDADDDEDIEVVRLTPAQLEKAILAGEAVDAKSIASFYLAKPYLEKLAAL, from the coding sequence ATGCCTTTGGGTCAAGAGCCTCCTCAACTGCTCAAGCAGCGCTTGTTTTATGAGGGTCGCAAGTTCAACTTTGAGGTCAATCGCCTGCGCCTGCCAAACCGAGCAGAAGGCGACTGGGAATGCATTCGCCATCCTGGCGGGGCCTTAGCTGTACCTGTAACCGCCAGTGGTGAGTTAATTATGGTGCGTCAGTATCGCTTCGCGGTGCTTGGGCGACTGCTAGAGTTTCCAGCCGGCACAATCGAGGCTGATGAATCCCCTGCCGAAACCATTCGTCGAGAGATCCAAGAAGAAATTGGCCACAGCGCTCAAACCTGGCTACCCATTGGCAACTTTCCTTTGGCCCCTGGCTATTCAGATGAAATTATCTATGCATTTCTAGCAACTGACCTAGATGCCATTGAGTTGCCTCCTGACGCCGATGACGATGAAGATATCGAAGTCGTGCGGCTTACCCCTGCCCAGCTCGAGAAAGCAATTTTGGCTGGGGAAGCGGTAGACGCTAAATCTATTGCCAGCTTCTACCTGGCAAAACCCTATTTAGAGAAGCTAGCAGCTCTATAA
- the folK gene encoding 2-amino-4-hydroxy-6-hydroxymethyldihydropteridine diphosphokinase: MTVVPCAIALGSNLGDSRKTLQQALTALHQNRYIDVIAQSSLYKTVAIGPPQPDILNACALLETSLSAQDLLTQLLVIEQHFGRVRRERWGPRTLDLDLLFYGQSIITEPALQVPHPRLRERAFVLIPLAEIAPHWRDPVSGQSIRSLRQAVDPTGVQPLGPIGGFT; the protein is encoded by the coding sequence ATGACGGTTGTACCCTGTGCGATCGCCCTGGGCAGCAACTTGGGCGACTCTCGAAAAACTTTGCAGCAAGCCCTCACGGCTCTGCATCAAAATCGCTACATCGATGTCATAGCGCAGTCGAGCCTTTATAAAACTGTCGCCATCGGCCCCCCTCAACCCGATATTCTAAATGCCTGTGCTCTACTCGAGACCTCCCTCTCAGCCCAAGACCTACTCACTCAGCTACTAGTCATAGAACAGCACTTCGGTCGAGTGCGTCGTGAGCGGTGGGGCCCACGCACCCTTGACCTCGATTTGCTGTTCTACGGCCAGTCAATTATCACCGAACCAGCCTTACAAGTTCCCCACCCCCGCCTGCGGGAGCGCGCCTTCGTACTTATCCCTCTAGCCGAGATTGCTCCTCACTGGCGCGATCCTGTCAGCGGTCAATCGATACGCTCCCTACGTCAGGCTGTTGACCCTACTGGAGTTCAGCCACTTGGCCCAATCGGCGGCTTCACTTAA
- the trxA gene encoding thioredoxin, whose protein sequence is MAVKQQFQSFEDLLAGASGPVLVDFYATWCGPCQMMAGILTTVSSQLKGQLKIVKIDTDKYPQIASQHRIAALPTLVLFKAGQPVDRIEGVLPADQLVAQLQPHLG, encoded by the coding sequence ATGGCGGTTAAACAGCAGTTTCAGAGCTTTGAAGACTTACTTGCTGGAGCTTCAGGCCCCGTGCTAGTGGATTTTTATGCTACATGGTGTGGCCCTTGTCAAATGATGGCAGGCATTCTAACCACCGTTAGCAGCCAGCTCAAAGGACAGCTCAAAATTGTCAAAATCGACACTGATAAATATCCGCAAATTGCCTCTCAACATCGAATTGCAGCCCTGCCTACGCTAGTGTTATTCAAAGCCGGGCAGCCCGTAGATCGTATCGAAGGCGTGCTGCCAGCTGACCAGCTAGTGGCCCAGCTTCAGCCCCATCTGGGCTAA
- a CDS encoding alpha/beta fold hydrolase, which translates to MSQDAAIAERTVSVNGLTWFYRDLQPLGDSSRLPVLLLHGLVSQSYSWRQVMPTLAQRGFRAIAPDWLGHGFSDKPDRRDFDYTPAALASALGGFIDALELPQVHLVAQGFLGAVGIQYALQHPERVDRLVMINAPIGPGAKLPWKIRQMGLPLAGDMITQDPLLVDRTLEGGGPYQIDDADLDVYRRPFLKSSDVGRALMTTVRRMDIEASSQAIAAALPHWDHPTLVLWGQKDPWLPVSLAEAAVQTLPNGELQTLEEVGHYAQEDWAEKVAAALDIFLRQMAV; encoded by the coding sequence ATGAGTCAAGATGCTGCGATCGCAGAGCGCACGGTGTCGGTCAACGGGTTGACCTGGTTCTACCGCGACCTTCAGCCCCTGGGCGATTCCTCCCGGCTGCCGGTGTTGCTGCTCCACGGTCTGGTATCTCAAAGCTACAGCTGGCGGCAGGTCATGCCCACCCTGGCTCAGCGGGGATTTCGAGCGATCGCCCCCGATTGGCTTGGCCACGGCTTTTCCGATAAGCCCGATCGCCGCGACTTTGACTACACCCCCGCTGCCTTGGCCTCCGCCTTGGGTGGTTTTATCGACGCCCTAGAGCTACCCCAGGTGCATCTAGTGGCCCAGGGATTCCTCGGTGCCGTCGGCATTCAGTATGCCCTCCAGCATCCCGAGCGAGTCGATCGCCTGGTCATGATCAATGCTCCCATTGGCCCTGGTGCCAAATTGCCTTGGAAGATTCGCCAGATGGGCCTACCCCTAGCTGGCGATATGATCACCCAAGATCCGCTCCTGGTCGATCGCACCCTAGAAGGCGGTGGCCCCTACCAAATCGATGACGCTGATTTAGACGTATATCGCCGTCCGTTCCTAAAAAGCTCTGATGTGGGGCGGGCGTTGATGACTACCGTACGCCGCATGGACATTGAAGCCAGCAGCCAGGCGATCGCCGCTGCCCTGCCCCATTGGGATCACCCCACCCTAGTGCTCTGGGGTCAAAAGGATCCTTGGCTGCCGGTTAGTCTAGCTGAGGCCGCCGTTCAAACCCTACCCAATGGTGAACTACAAACCCTAGAAGAAGTGGGCCACTATGCCCAAGAAGACTGGGCCGAGAAAGTCGCCGCCGCTCTCGATATTTTCCTGCGTCAGATGGCCGTGTAG
- a CDS encoding DUF1350 family protein has product MNWQEVSGNWILVPPNPTAIVHFLGGAFVAAAPSVTYQWLLENLARQGYLVVATPFINTFDHAAIAQEVLVTFGQALRYLDKRGLADYRMPIYGLGHSMGCKVHLLINSLWEVERAGNMYMSFNNYPARRAIPFLEQVVQFNPAFNMEFTPDPEATLALVRDRYPVSHNLLIKFRSDTIDQTRPLSEVLVRRFPQSTTVQILQGSHTTPIAQELSWQPGEAFSPLDALGQFMRQEFYRDLTHLRHHLLTWLNPSGVMGR; this is encoded by the coding sequence ATGAACTGGCAAGAGGTCTCCGGTAACTGGATTTTAGTGCCGCCTAACCCCACGGCGATCGTGCATTTTTTGGGGGGAGCATTTGTGGCAGCTGCCCCCAGTGTCACCTACCAATGGCTGCTAGAAAATCTGGCTCGGCAGGGTTATTTGGTGGTAGCAACGCCCTTTATCAACACCTTTGACCATGCAGCTATTGCCCAGGAAGTGCTGGTCACCTTCGGTCAAGCGCTGCGGTATCTCGACAAGCGAGGGCTAGCTGACTACCGGATGCCCATTTACGGCCTAGGGCACAGCATGGGCTGCAAAGTCCATTTGCTGATCAACAGCCTGTGGGAGGTAGAGCGCGCTGGCAATATGTATATGAGTTTCAATAACTACCCGGCCCGGCGAGCGATTCCCTTTTTAGAGCAGGTGGTGCAGTTTAACCCTGCCTTCAATATGGAATTTACCCCCGACCCTGAGGCTACTCTGGCTTTGGTGCGCGATCGCTATCCCGTGTCCCATAATCTACTCATTAAATTTCGCAGCGATACTATCGACCAAACCCGTCCCTTGTCGGAGGTGCTGGTGCGGCGGTTTCCCCAGTCCACTACAGTTCAAATTTTGCAAGGTTCTCACACCACCCCCATTGCCCAAGAGCTAAGCTGGCAGCCAGGAGAAGCCTTCAGCCCCCTCGATGCTTTGGGGCAATTTATGCGCCAGGAGTTTTATCGAGACCTGACTCACCTACGCCACCATTTGCTGACCTGGCTTAATCCTTCGGGTGTAATGGGTCGATAG
- a CDS encoding anti-sigma regulatory factor produces the protein MTYQHTSQIETQTDPTALKSVLAWFDQFQATPIPHNIWLQCQLALIEGFTNAVRHAHAGLPLETPVGIEVSVSDRTIDIRIWDRGPGFDLASMLRHKISVNTPDSEGGRGLKIMYLVADRLTYEPAPNQGNCLHLHKTFAL, from the coding sequence TTGACTTACCAGCACACTAGCCAGATTGAAACCCAAACCGATCCAACGGCGCTAAAGTCAGTACTGGCGTGGTTTGACCAGTTTCAAGCAACGCCTATCCCCCACAATATTTGGCTTCAGTGTCAGCTCGCTCTAATTGAGGGATTCACCAACGCGGTGCGCCATGCCCACGCCGGACTGCCCCTAGAAACCCCCGTTGGCATTGAAGTGTCGGTAAGCGATCGCACTATCGATATTCGCATTTGGGATCGCGGCCCCGGATTCGATTTGGCCTCAATGCTGAGGCACAAAATTAGCGTCAACACCCCTGACTCAGAGGGAGGACGGGGACTGAAGATCATGTATCTCGTCGCCGATCGCCTCACCTATGAACCTGCCCCCAACCAGGGGAACTGTCTACATCTGCACAAGACCTTTGCCCTATAG
- a CDS encoding TIGR00297 family protein, translating to MALSEVFLALTPSVQGSGQLTDWLIGGLVNTLLLAIAWQLPKKLLTPAGYCHAWVLGVIIWGCLGWRGYIVMITYFLAGTAVTRLGKSRKEAAGIAEGRSGVRGPENVWGSALAAAVCAGAIAILSVTASPASQALWLPLLALAYVSSLSTKLSDTTASEVGKAYGRHTFLITSLKPVPAGTEGAVSLEGTLAGVAGSVVMALVGWAVGFLNLWGIIICLVAAFVATTVESLIGATLQTRIPWLTNEVVNGMNTTLGALIGLLLGLAVAQINQ from the coding sequence ATGGCTCTATCTGAAGTTTTCCTAGCGCTAACCCCATCTGTTCAAGGCTCCGGCCAGCTAACCGACTGGCTCATAGGCGGGCTGGTAAATACCTTGCTGCTGGCGATCGCCTGGCAGTTACCCAAAAAGCTGCTAACCCCCGCAGGCTACTGCCACGCCTGGGTGCTAGGGGTAATCATTTGGGGCTGTCTAGGCTGGCGAGGCTACATCGTGATGATTACTTACTTTCTGGCCGGGACAGCGGTTACCCGCTTAGGTAAAAGCCGCAAGGAGGCGGCCGGCATTGCCGAGGGGCGATCGGGGGTGAGAGGGCCAGAGAATGTATGGGGCTCTGCCCTAGCGGCGGCGGTCTGTGCTGGGGCGATTGCAATTCTCAGCGTAACCGCTAGCCCTGCCAGCCAAGCCCTCTGGCTGCCCTTGCTGGCGCTGGCCTACGTCAGCAGCCTCAGCACCAAACTCTCCGACACCACCGCCAGTGAGGTGGGCAAAGCCTACGGTCGCCATACCTTTCTGATTACCTCGCTCAAGCCAGTACCAGCTGGGACCGAAGGAGCCGTTAGCTTAGAGGGCACCCTAGCTGGAGTAGCTGGGTCGGTGGTGATGGCGCTGGTGGGCTGGGCCGTGGGGTTTCTTAACCTCTGGGGCATCATCATTTGTCTGGTGGCGGCCTTTGTAGCAACCACTGTAGAAAGTCTCATTGGAGCCACACTGCAAACCCGCATACCGTGGTTAACCAATGAAGTCGTCAACGGTATGAACACTACTCTTGGTGCCCTGATTGGACTCTTGTTGGGCTTAGCAGTGGCACAGATAAACCAGTGA
- a CDS encoding EAL domain-containing protein, giving the protein MKATLNRINHRLRRRVVPQVLHWWGATPLTTGGKIVLLASLVASALVTSAKVLTVLEPAELFLFDHLVRTRPSQDLDPRMTIVGITEADIRQYGWPLSDELLADVIQTLQVHTPRVIGLDLYRSTLSPSGSADLIEALAAPNLMAIMNVGSTQGQGEVPPPPTVEPERVGFNDFPIDSDGIIRRNLVFVRSPDGGYYSFALRVVMAYEGYASEALTAEANHLYLGDRAIPVLSARDGGYQNVDSRGYQILLRYHADQMPARHISISQVLSKQFDPAWIDDNIVLIGTTAASLKDRFYTPFSFDQDGEPTMPGVVIHGQMVRQLLDILTGQPASYRFLPPWAEGFWLWSWCLAASTLVWVVKGPSELLLTSGLLLGGLGVVGWLGVNGLVWLPLAEPALGMVTAAAVVLAYKLLYRTTHDSLTGLPNREAFINTIQQALYHRQNPDQPVIVAFMGIDRFKVINESLGHQVGDEVLQMMAGRLVQHIPPEAQVARVGGDEFALLLTQLSSTAAGELMDQLQYVLSEPLTLHGQKLPSTLSIGVAISQPGLEHKPADLLRDAHTAMYRAKALGKSRFEVFAAGMLTEAVNRLQLESDLISALDNHEFLLYYQPIINLKTGALAGFEALVRWHQKDRGFVLPSAFIPAAEETGLIMALGQWIFREACQQLHQWHTLLPQYRHLTMSINLSNRQFGQTDLVSQIEAALKETQVDGHCIRLEITESMVMGDVDAAIDLMLKLKSLDLKLAIDDFGTGYSSLSYLHRFPMDTLKVDKSFVGRLEKSNEDRAIINTILTLGQKLGMEVVAEGVETATQVAMLQQEGCDYGQGYFFAKPLPADEALNLLRQHQPLGC; this is encoded by the coding sequence GTGAAAGCGACGCTCAACAGAATAAACCACCGACTGCGGCGCCGGGTGGTTCCCCAAGTGCTTCACTGGTGGGGAGCGACCCCACTGACCACCGGAGGCAAGATTGTACTGTTGGCCAGTTTAGTGGCCAGTGCCCTAGTGACCAGCGCCAAAGTATTGACCGTTTTAGAACCGGCTGAGCTCTTTCTCTTCGACCATCTGGTGCGAACGCGCCCTAGCCAAGACCTCGACCCTCGCATGACAATTGTGGGCATTACCGAGGCAGATATTCGCCAGTACGGCTGGCCCCTCAGTGACGAGCTATTAGCCGATGTCATTCAAACTCTGCAAGTTCATACCCCAAGGGTGATAGGGCTAGACCTCTACCGCAGCACGCTGAGTCCGTCTGGGTCGGCTGACCTGATCGAAGCCTTAGCCGCCCCCAACCTGATGGCCATTATGAATGTGGGCAGTACCCAGGGCCAGGGCGAAGTGCCTCCTCCGCCCACCGTTGAGCCAGAGCGGGTCGGCTTCAACGATTTTCCCATCGATTCTGACGGCATTATCCGCCGCAACTTGGTTTTCGTGCGCAGTCCTGACGGTGGCTACTATTCCTTCGCCCTGCGGGTAGTTATGGCCTACGAGGGCTATGCATCCGAGGCTTTAACTGCTGAGGCAAATCACCTCTACCTGGGCGATCGGGCTATTCCAGTGCTCTCTGCCCGCGATGGTGGCTACCAAAACGTAGACAGCAGAGGCTACCAAATTTTGCTGCGCTATCACGCTGACCAGATGCCAGCTCGCCACATCTCCATTAGCCAAGTACTCAGCAAGCAGTTTGATCCAGCCTGGATTGACGATAATATTGTCCTCATTGGCACCACCGCCGCCAGCCTCAAAGACCGCTTCTACACACCCTTCAGCTTCGATCAAGACGGCGAACCGACCATGCCTGGGGTAGTCATCCACGGGCAGATGGTGCGCCAGCTGCTTGATATTCTTACCGGACAGCCCGCCAGCTACCGATTTCTGCCGCCCTGGGCCGAAGGATTTTGGCTTTGGAGCTGGTGTTTAGCCGCCAGCACCCTAGTTTGGGTCGTTAAGGGCCCTAGCGAGCTGCTGCTGACCTCCGGACTACTCTTGGGAGGCCTAGGAGTAGTTGGCTGGCTAGGGGTTAATGGATTAGTGTGGCTCCCCCTAGCCGAGCCGGCCTTAGGAATGGTAACTGCAGCAGCAGTGGTTTTAGCTTACAAGCTGCTCTACCGCACCACCCATGACTCCCTCACCGGCCTGCCCAACCGTGAAGCCTTTATCAATACTATTCAGCAGGCTCTCTACCACCGACAAAATCCCGATCAGCCTGTGATAGTGGCGTTTATGGGTATCGATCGCTTCAAAGTAATCAACGAAAGTCTGGGGCACCAGGTGGGTGACGAGGTGCTGCAAATGATGGCTGGGCGACTGGTGCAGCACATACCTCCGGAGGCTCAAGTAGCCCGGGTAGGAGGCGATGAGTTTGCCCTGCTACTCACTCAGCTCTCTAGCACCGCTGCTGGAGAACTGATGGATCAGCTCCAATACGTCCTTTCAGAACCTCTCACCCTGCATGGCCAAAAATTGCCCAGCACCCTCAGCATTGGGGTAGCTATCAGCCAGCCGGGGTTAGAGCACAAACCGGCCGATCTGCTGCGCGACGCCCATACCGCCATGTACCGAGCCAAGGCCTTGGGCAAGTCGCGATTTGAGGTATTTGCTGCTGGCATGCTAACCGAAGCAGTCAACCGCCTTCAGCTCGAAAGCGACTTAATTAGCGCTCTTGACAACCACGAGTTTTTGCTTTACTACCAGCCAATCATCAATCTCAAAACGGGAGCACTGGCTGGATTTGAAGCTCTAGTGCGATGGCACCAGAAAGATCGAGGCTTTGTTCTGCCCAGTGCATTCATTCCAGCAGCAGAGGAAACCGGACTAATCATGGCCTTAGGGCAGTGGATTTTTCGCGAGGCCTGTCAGCAACTGCACCAGTGGCACACCTTACTGCCCCAATATCGCCACCTGACTATGAGCATCAATCTCTCTAATCGTCAGTTTGGTCAAACTGATCTGGTCAGTCAAATCGAAGCCGCCTTAAAAGAAACTCAGGTTGACGGCCACTGCATTCGACTCGAAATTACCGAGAGCATGGTGATGGGCGATGTGGATGCTGCGATCGACCTGATGCTCAAGCTCAAGTCTTTAGACCTAAAGCTGGCTATTGATGACTTTGGGACTGGCTATTCGTCCCTCAGCTATTTGCACCGATTTCCTATGGATACTCTGAAGGTGGATAAGTCCTTCGTAGGGCGCTTAGAGAAAAGCAACGAAGATCGAGCCATTATCAACACTATCTTGACCCTCGGGCAAAAACTTGGCATGGAGGTGGTGGCTGAGGGAGTAGAAACCGCCACCCAGGTCGCCATGCTACAGCAGGAGGGATGCGACTATGGTCAGGGCTATTTTTTTGCCAAGCCTTTACCGGCCGATGAGGCTTTGAACTTACTCCGGCAGCACCAGCCCCTTGGGTGCTAA
- a CDS encoding co-chaperone YbbN, which yields MPMSVGEATFRTAVLESELPVLVHFWAPWCGLCKLIIPVLQSFQAEWEGHIKLVDVNADENLRLANAYRLSNLPTLLIFEQGEVRQRVESFRGKDDLRLVLDAFMRKRELTYDIPRLVRIYP from the coding sequence ATGCCGATGTCTGTTGGCGAAGCCACGTTTAGAACAGCTGTGCTTGAGTCAGAACTCCCCGTACTGGTTCATTTTTGGGCTCCTTGGTGTGGGCTCTGCAAGCTCATTATCCCAGTGTTGCAAAGCTTTCAGGCTGAGTGGGAGGGCCATATTAAGCTAGTCGATGTTAATGCCGATGAAAACTTGCGTCTAGCCAACGCTTACCGGCTCTCAAACCTGCCGACGCTGCTGATATTTGAGCAGGGCGAGGTGCGTCAACGAGTAGAGTCATTTCGCGGCAAGGATGATCTACGGCTGGTACTTGACGCCTTTATGCGCAAACGAGAGTTGACCTACGATATTCCCCGACTGGTACGTATCTATCCCTAG